In Oryza sativa Japonica Group chromosome 11, ASM3414082v1, the following are encoded in one genomic region:
- the LOC107275286 gene encoding protein CASPARIAN STRIP INTEGRITY FACTOR 1, translated as MSSRRVNRASVFVILLIVASALSVFTAGGRELVAQETNQKKYSSAALGEGATSSGEVHPRNLMVKTNDYGRYDPSPAFSKPRFKIIPN; from the exons ATGAGCTCCAGGAGAGTTAATAGAGCTTCGGTTTTCGTTATACTGCTCATCGTAGCGTCGGCGCTTTCAGTTTTTACTGCAG GAGGAAGGGAGCTGGTAGCGCAAGAAACGAATCAAAAG AAATATTCTAGTGCTGCACTCGGAGAGGGAGCGACATCGTCAGGCGAAGTACATCCAAGGAACCTTATGGTTAAGACAAACGACTACGGGCGCTATGACCCATCTCCAGCCTTCTCCAAGCCTCGCTTCAAGATTATTCCGAACTGA